One Bombus affinis isolate iyBomAffi1 unplaced genomic scaffold, iyBomAffi1.2 ctg00000172.1, whole genome shotgun sequence genomic window, gatacggaagacgggaggttggcttttcttccaaatgttagttcgaagggtgaaaatccagttgcatcgtgtatcgcggtattataccctaggcaaataaagtctaatacctgatcccattctttattagaatcgtgtaggctcgtgcgaatcatgtcttttactgtggcgtgttttcgttctaaggatccgttagattgaggatgaaaactagtggtctttatatgtttgattttaaatgcttcctcgaatttttccattagttcgCTAATAAAGTTCTGTCCCTGGTCTGTTAGTATCGTTTTGGGTGCTGAGAAGATGTAAATGTAGTGGTGCAGTAgtgcatcgataatcgattcggttcgttgtgttttcagtggtactaaaacgagatatttcgttaggtcatcgtgagtcgaaagaatgtattgatttccacgtgtggttttaggcatcggaccaattagatccatggctatcttttcgtttggctctactgatgtctgaggaattacgggttgttccttgggtctgattctaactagcttttgtcgttgacaagcttcgcaattttttataaaatcttctatcctttccatgaggcgtgggattttgaattggtctttgattttactatatgtcttttgaatatccaagtgtccactaatgtcgttatggttttcgcgtataatgtctagagcttgttcgtcagttatggtttgtattggttcgtatgcaaaagttatttcttcaatttggtcaataataaacatgagtgttattttgatcctagctttttcggcttcggtaaaactattgtctcctatcccaattttcttgtgtttcttggttagttcaaaaatttttcgaatccaagtatctttgtcgaatggacctaatgtttctctattcaattgatagaaggtgtgatcgtttggcgtgattttaagtcgtctcgggtgtgtcgcgtcttctgaccatgcgttaaagtgttctacaatattttcggagtttgcaggtgtgtctgggactgatttgtcggtaatttggtaaatttttctggaaagtgcgtcggctgctgtgttctctttacctttgcaataatgaatatcgtactcgtattcttcgagtttaagtctccatctaatcaaacgcgaggaagggtctttgcaatttttgagccaagtgagtgcttggtgatcggttcgaataacgaatcgtcttcctaacaggtattgcctgagtctcttaactgcccatacgataactaataattccttttctgtggtagaataatttttctctggggggttgagtgtccgtgatatgtaacaacaaggatgtccgtcttgtgataagattgcgcctattccttcattggaagcgtctgtggtgagtgtgaatgttttcgtgtagtctgggtatgctaaaactggggctgagcatagcttttcttttagtgtgtcaaagcttgtctgttgcgtttctgtccatctaaaaggattgtctttctttgtgagatctgttaatggtttggcgagtttggaaaagtttttaatgaattttctgtagtatccagctaatccgagaaatgactttacgtctgtttgtgttttgggaatcttaaagtctttaactgcggagatctttttaggatttgactttatgccctcgtgtgttatgacatgtcctaagtattctaattcaggttttagaaactcgcatttgtcgggttggatttttagtcctaactcttttaatctttgcaatactatagcaaggttttcattgtgttgttgaattgtactaccgaatattattatgtcgtcaaggtatacaaagcagtatttgttcaataatcctcgtaacgcggtatccatcatgcgttggaaggtggctggggcgttttttaaaccgaatggcatgcgattatagtgaaagtgtccctgaggtgtgctaaaggctgtatatttctttgagtcggggtccatagatatttgatggaatcccgaagataaatctagagcagagaagaatttggcgttgcctaattgtgatagaatgtcgtcgattgtcggtagtgggtaggcgtcttgatcggtaggttcatttaattttcgaaagtcgataactatacgccatttctgtttgcctgatgcgtctgatttcttgggtactacccatactggactgttgtaaggagaatctgattcttcaatgatatttttatctaacatttttttcatttgtttttcaatttctgctttatgggcctcgggaggtcggtacgatttggtattgacgattttgttttcgcgtagggtaatagtgtgttttgttaggttagtacaaggtagggtatcggattctaggtcaaacacgtctatgtaatgtaggaggatcttttcgataggaatacgaagtttgtcttcaatatggtctagtctaattatttgtttcattttagcaattttatcgagatcgtgttcataagaaagatcattagtgattatagttggttgctcaccagtattgcagaaacatactctcgtcggaactttatccagataaattgtttcgattttggtttgccctgggagaatggttttcggcgcctggaaaaatatttcgttcccgtttaattgtatcgattcgttgttaattcgatatgagtagttagagagcataggtaaaccaattattccgtcttctattaaaggaaaatcgtctggcacaacgtgaaatgtgttcatgatgttaaagaattgaaagtctactgtttcgtcagtttggaatttgtcattgcccatgtaaaatgttttagctactgtcattttaggtttaaatatggcacttgatcttttaactaaatttattcctgcaccggtatcgattaaatatcgtttgatttctgttcccgatcgaactccaatggatagaagttttcctgttgttgcgtgtactcgtacgacgtctctcgaggttctggtagcgctgtttcctcttctcgtcccgcattctccatgtttatattgtagctgcgcggtggcggaagatttcgctggctggccggttgaaaattttcggcagtaatttgcggtatgtcctatttggttgcacttaaaacacttcattctccctccgttgtttatttgagtgcttgtcggcaggcgattgagcgtagtcatcggaccgctcctaagtgggggtttgcgttgtgacgatacattccctcgggcgaatgagtgagctcttatttgctggctgcactgatttccgcggtttcgctcaatttctccgattaatagttctgcttcgaacgcggcatcttgtgcttcttgtaaggtgcgcggtttcatgcttgatgttctgatttctatctcgggttttaaatttagtatgaacgtttcggttgcgcgttcgttctctaggtctatcgcgactgctcgtcgaataggatcgcggatttcgtgttgcaatgcgtatataagttcattaagaccgtgtcgaaatcttttgacgtaccgtgtactgattcgttaaaactttgccgagttctttgtaatatatctcgcgcaccgtttgaagttacgttaatcgatacgaacttcctcagattttcgaataaggcgccgtacgtctcgataaccgaatgtctaatgcttctttcggcttcgccgacaatgcgtttggttaaaattaatttcaataaagcacgcttttccttacattccgatctagcttcgcttacccgcttgatgaatccctccactccaatgtcatcttgaccgttgaggactgggatgaactcgatgctggttttcgcgtcgaacatatgtcgttcgtacgaggctgattcttcttcctcgtcctcggagttcgctgggtcggaggtttctggagtttctttgatccgaacgcgttcttccggagatttcactatgcgggtgtcccgagtagtgcttctgctggcagaactagtatcgtctgtcataattgagttgaactcagacgtatctacggaggattgtactcctagcttgagttcggccacagtcttccctattggttctatttccttgatccgttgagtgctttcatcgcgaattagtttatacaaatcatttatagctgccttatgttcttcgtgctggcgctgcatcatatccaaaattgcccgcaggtttggatcaccgctagtcgaagcgacaggtgtaattttcttatcgtcccttttgtccatttcagagtaatagatcgtcggagtctgacgttatcgaatgcaatcgatcgatccttttagaggaaatggttctacttactaataaaaccgtttttcgtaatccaggttgcttgatacacctttggtcggatgtcccgtaggccaaaaccgtaatcttgttttatccaacgttgatgtatcctggcaggatcgccaaaatgtcacgtaaaataagaaagaaatttaaaggaaagaagaaaactttattttttcctcgtttatacacttctgaactctagccgtggccgttcgagactgaggctcttacaatattttcttactctcggtgacatctgtttcttcttttgtttttcatccttcattatccccactaccctgtaggcgtactgactattgctacgcttctagaacattcggtggaaggatcgttaggacatagatgaaccctcaggtactccggcaatatacattgtcgccaaggtcgccatgtgtaatgttcaagtatcggctgtctggagaatgtttagaagtggtcgcctaaggtgacgtcagggcaaaagagtttggggttacaaaCGCAGCGTTGAGAGCTCTGGCCCAACGAGACGCGATGCACGAGTGCGCTACATGGCTCGCAGGCGGAAATTCCGTAGCTGTAAGCATCAATTAGACGCGTGACAAACGTCTAGTAAAGATGTGAAATTGAATAGAATCTGGAGATAAATTCAGTATCGAAAGGAGAACGCGTGCCGTTGCATTCGATCGAAAATAATCGCAAAAGTTCAAGAGATTTCAGTATCGAATCGAGAACAACAACACACGCGATtgtatttgattgaaaataattgaaaatagttgagaaagattcggtATCAACACGAGAACGAGAATACGCTCGGTTATGCTTGATTGAGAGTAATCGAAAAAAGTTGAGAAAGATTCAATGTCGAAACGAATGCAAGCACGCGCGATTGCATTTGATCGAAAATAATAGAACAAAgttaagaaagaattttaatcgttgcgCATTTGAAGAATCCGACCGGAAGAAGAAACAcgtgttttttttgttattatgtaACCGGAGCTGCAAGAAtagattagaatattagaacggTCAAGGGTCGTATTTATACATAGATCGCGCTAACGGTGGACGACGCGATTAAACCGAGGCTAGTCAAGCCGGTCTACCTTTCTCCGACCGAACCGAATATCGTCGTACGAGTTTTACCttgcttaatatttttaacaacatgTACCAACGTTCCACGATAGAAACCGCAATAGTTCATGGTGTTGAAAGTAGCTTAAGATCGGCTCGTTATTTTCTCGATATTATGCGCTTTAGAAATAGTCGAGAATTGAACAAATATGACACGAATTCAATATGAAGACTACAACGGTAAAACGTGTCTTcacgttaaattttaaattctatgtggaaacgtatcttagatattataggaaactaattatttaattctgaaattaacggtgcatttttccttccaaattatatcatattgaaatattcctatttattctaatttatcgTATTCTTTCTATGTGGTCTTGATATATATGTTAACAATAAGAGAAACCaacatgtaaattcatatataaattactCGCCATAATTATTAGGACATCTACACGTTATAAGCATCGATTGGAACACTTTGACACTTTTCTTTATCTGCTATATCTTACATTACAAAGTACATATGCCGCGaatgaaataacagatttataacgaaattactagaAACGAAAGCACTCCattcgtattaaatatcaatatgtGCCCTAATATTTATGGCCGGCGGTGTTCTTAATTGAACAAAGCGATAATTAATTTTGACGAAGGGCCTGTAGCAACATGAAGACACTTTcagtatttaaattgcatttatcgggagagaaaaacaaaagtataggtttcatattcaaatgtgtttaaataatacaaatattagctTAGATCATGAATTTATAGCACGTGTCAAAATATGATATAGTTTTGGTTAATTTTGACTTGCATTCTGCTGGTTTACACAAATTATTGGAAAGCTACCTCCTTGTTGCAGCAATCTCtccaaatatacaatacaaagaaagacaattgaaaatcgatatagtctaatgtctatttaaataaaatgcgtAGGAAGAAATATACTGAAATTTGAGTTTGCGAGTCGTCACAGTTAGTTGCATTTAAGAATTTTCCTGTTTGAAGATCCTGGACGCCACGTTGGTGATGCGAGCGCAGCGCGCCGAGGTCTTCGACTATTTTTCCGGGCAGCGGTTATCGCGTCCTCATTATCGAGTGCGTCTACGACGATCCGGTTGTACTGGAGCGAAATTACAAGGAGATATTGCGGTACAGCGCTTGCTATGTTGGCATGGATTCAATAACAGCCGAAGAAGATCTACGATTGAAGATAGCTCATTACATTCGATCTTACGAGCCAATGGATGAGAAGACGTATCCACGAATCCGTATCGACACCGGCAGCATGGATATCGAGTCCTGCATCGTGTCTGGCGATGTGGAGACAAATGTCCTTGGATATCTTGGAAGCGTCACTGTTGAGCCGCATACTCTTTATTTCTCTCGGGTTGGTAATCcatcaaattttacatttgtcATCGTTTAATCCCCATCTCAAATGTTCTAATCCTAGAAGCTCAGCCTTAGCGTCTTTAGtcttaattataagaatttttcgacaagtgataatgataacgataatgAAGAAACGTGTTTGTTCTTAGATTACAAGCTGAGTCAAGGACAATTGAGCCAGGTCGTGGCGcttgcaattattaaaaagattaacaTACATAACTGAGCACTTCATTTAGCATGACGAGTCCTCAATTGTTTACACACAACATGTTTTAAAagcatacgtatacgtatacgcatacgtaaaaacatacatattgtatttttaaaatcttgCTATCTTATCAGGGTTTGGTTCCAAAAGTAATTTCTTCTCGCCTGATCGTAATCTTATCATTGCTACGCCTCTCTTTTTGAAcgtaatcagaatattctacgaTTTGGTAAAACTAaagctctccctctctcttttgaTTACAGCACGGCGAAAGCGAGTACAACGTATTGGGTAAGGTTGGTGGTGACGCAGTTTTAAGCGCACGTGGCGAGAGATATGCACAAGCGTTGGCCACCAAGTTCAACGCTATGCGTATTCCCGACCTGCGCGTGCTAACTAGTCGCCTTCGAAGGactatcgcgactgctcgtgGCGTGGAATCGCCCCAAGAACACGTGACAGCACTCAACGAACTCCACGCCGGTATCTGTGAGGGGCTGTCTTATGAAGACATGCAGGAGCATTATCCGCAGGTAATTTCAGATCAAACGCGTCTTCCTCCTCGAAATTTCGTCACTGCTtgcattgaattacgtttaaggTGTTGTTGACCAAAGTGAAATAGCGAGTGAagataatttatacttttaaggATGATTCATCGAAAAATGTGTAAATTCGGTTTCACTTACTACTTGCCTAATCTTCTGGCTGTATTTAAACGAGCCTTCAATCGGTTGAATTTATCAATCCCTAGCTCTAAGAGCTTTAATTTATTTGTGTAGTAAATGGTAGATAGCTGTAACAGTTATCATTGtaggttatagggtataacggtataagcttTTTGGGTATATAGAGTATATAGGGTTTATAGGGTATAAGCTTTTTGAATTAATCTAATTGTATCAGTATTATGTTAGAAACATGGTACTATAATTGACACATTTAACATTAGTATTTGATCAAAATTTTCCCAGTGATTGATTAGTTAATGcagttataatttgtatttcaataagtttgggatcctagatatggaatatttattatctactaggtttgtcaatttaattctctaagcgaacaactttcaatcgtatcttggaaaatgaataataacatAAATCTTCACGGATGACTCAAGCATTGAATACTTGGCCACTGGGGAAAAGTATCGAGTGACTTAACGTCTGCGCTAACAGTCTGTAACTGATTAAAATTCAGTTGTATGCAAATTTATCCATTTAcatccacgaaatatttgctTGACTAATGAGAATGAGCGTTGAAGTTCAAAGAAATATTCCCAGTCAAGTACATAGCAGATAGAATATAATCACAATGTTTCACGTTGCTAGATCGAACTCAATCAGTCTGATTAATCTGAACGAAGTTTTAGAACAtggataaatgaatattattgtttaatcgagctatcgcggggagacgcggtcgttagaatacgcgtcaacgagagtcgtaaattcccgttacgattggattaatcgacaccacgaatagttcgatccccgtatttcggttaggataatcggggtggttgatgcggtataacactggaagtcagagttataataatgtatatttccaacactttatacaatcacacaaagtagtaacgccgttgattaagatacagataacgagagaagagttagtcttgaatgagagaaggagagctttaggcgctctaggcccttgagagttataggaactgtcggagttctggataagtgagagccttagaagactctaggccgtgtaggcaccttgagaaatgatgaaggaactcagaaagatacaggaacggtgagagttgtaggaaatgcaggaaccctaggcaccgtgagagacgatcaaactccaaagttttattctaatgtgaatgcggaggaaagcttggtatgggtgtgccctttgaacgaagaacgcggattcgttgcttacattttcagttagtaaagtgagggaaataatccgcgatgtcgattggttgggaccaatgttaggaaggaagagaggaggaagaaacctcctacgaacttgggtcctaggc contains:
- the LOC126927621 gene encoding 6-phosphofructo-2-kinase/fructose-2,6-bisphosphatase-like — translated: MDSITAEEDLRLKIAHYIRSYEPMDEKTYPRIRIDTGSMDIESCIVSGDVETNVLGYLGSVTVEPHTLYFSRHGESEYNVLGKVGGDAVLSARGERYAQALATKFNAMRIPDLRVLTSRLRRTIATARGVESPQEHVTALNELHAGICEGLSYEDMQEHYPQEFAWRDQDKLRYRYPWGESYIDAMHRVEPVIAELQRSNNILVVSHQAILRCIIGVFTDKKPEEVPYAEVPLHTVIRISSQGYNYKVDFFKLPIECVNTIRVKPNNCSADRTADDALLTVPAHFDIPDPWRNLGSGPTPVQQH